Within Halalkalicoccus subterraneus, the genomic segment GCCCTGCGACCTCGACTCCCTCGACGACGCCCTTTCCAGACTGGGTCCCGACGGCGAGGTGCACGACGACGCCGAACTCGACCGTCTCTCGCGGGCGGTTTCGGACCTCGACGCGAGCGTTCACACCGCCGAAAGCGTCGCCAACGACTCACTCAGAACGGCGATCGAGGAGCGCGACGTCACCATCGAGGGGACCGACTTGCTCTCGCTCGCAGAACGGGGTGCGGGGATCGACTCGCTGCTTTCGCGCGAACTCGCCGACGAGTACGACGCCGCCGTGGAGGCGGCCCGCGAGCACCTGACCGACGCGCTCGCGCTCGATTCGGGCGAGAGCGAGATCGCCCGCAACGGCTTCCCCGAGGAGCCGACGTTCCCGGTCGAGCACGACGAAAACGTCGTCTCGCGCCTGCGTGAGGAGCTGGTCGCGACGAAGGAGCGCCGAGCGGTACGCGGAAAGCGTGAACTCGCCGCCGAACTCGCCGAGTTCCGTGAACCGACCGAGGCGTTGGTCCGTGCCGCGCTCGATCTCGACGTCGAGCTCGCGATCGCACGATTCTCCCGCGACTTCGGCTGTACGATGCCCGCGTTCGCGGAGGGGAACGAAGCGGGAATCGAGATCGAGGGCGGACGCTCGCCACTGCTTTCGGAACCCTTCGACGAGATCGAGCCGGTCGATTACTCCGTGGCGGGCGTAACGCTACTTTCGGGGGTCAACAGCGGCGGGAAGACCTCGACGCTGGACTTGGTCTGCGCCGTTGTAATCCTCGCCCAGATGGGGCTTCCGGTCCCGGCCGACCACGTCCGCCTTCGCCGGTTCTCGGAGGTTCACTACCACGCTAAGACCCAGGGAACGCTCGATGCGGGGGCGTTCGAAGGAACAGTACGGGAGTTCGCCGACCTCGCTTCGGGCGGCGAAGGCCGGCTCGTACTCGTCGACGAACTCGAAAGCATCACCGAACCGGGCGCGAGCGCGAAGATCATCGCCGGCATCCTCGAAGCGCTCACCGAGACCGACACCACGGCGGTCTTCGTCTCCCACCTCGCCCGCGAGATCCGGGCGGCCGCCGACTGCGAGCTCCGGGTCGACGGGATCGAAGCGGTCGGGTTGGAGGACGGCGAGCTGGTGGTGAACCGCTCGCCGGTCAGGAACCACCTCGCGCGCTCGACGCCCGAACTGATCGTCGAGAAACTCGCCGGCGAGGAGGGGGCGGCGATTTATGACCGCCTGCTCGAGAAGTTCGAGTCATGAACCGCGAGGGCACCCTCTACGAACTCACCCACTTCGTCGCCGTCGTCGCCATTGCCTATCTCACGCTGTTCGTCGCTCGAATCGCCGGCGTCACCGCACTGTGGATGGAACTGGTGGTCACCCTCCTCGTCGGCGTGGGGTACGTGCTGGCCGTGCTGTATCTCGATCTCGCGCCGCCGTCGTGGCGCGGGAACCGATCCCGGCGAACGATTAAGTAGGCGGCGAGCGTGGTGAAAGTGATGGTCGACGACCCCGAGGGGGGGATGCTCTCGTGGGACGAGTCCGTCTTTCGGGACGAGCGCGTCTTCGAGATCGACTACCTCCCCGAGACGTTCAAGCACCGCGAGAGCCAACTGCAGAGCCTGCAGTACGCCCTCCGTCCCGCCGTACGGGGCTCCCGGCCGCTGAACGCGCTGGTCCAGGGCCCGCCGGGCACCGGCAAGACCACCGCAGTTCAGAAGCTGTTCGGCGAACTTTCGGGTCGCTCGGGTGTTCGCACGGTTCGGGTCAACTGTCAGGTCGATTCGACGCGCTATGCGGTGTTCTCGCGGCTGTTCGAGGGCATCTTCGAGTACGAACCGCCATCAAGCGGCGTCTCCTTTAAGAAGCTGTTTGGCCAGGTCGCAGACCGGCTGGTCGAGGAAGACGAGGTGCTCGTGGTCGCGCTCGACGACGTGAACTACCTCTTCTACGAGAACGAGGCCAGCGACACGCTCTACTCACTGTTGCGTGCCCACGAGGCACACGCCGGCGCACGGATCGGCGTGGTCGTCATTTCCTCGGACCTCTCGCTCGACACCATCGAGGAACTCGACTCCAGGGTTCAAAGCGTCTTTCGCCCCGAGGAGGTCTACTTTCCGGTGTATGACGCCGGCGAGATCGTCGACATCCTCCGCGAGCGCGTCGAGCGTGGCTTTCACGACGGCGTCGTTTCTCCCCCCGTCCTCGACCGGGTCGCCGACTTCACCGCCGAGAGCGGCGACCTTCGGGTCGGGATCGACCTGCTTCGACGGGCAGGGCTGAACGCGGAGATGCGCGCGAGTCACACTATCACGACCGAGGACGTCGAGGGGGCCTCCGAGCAGTCGAAGTACGTCCACCTCTCGCGTAGCCTCCGGGGGCTGGCCGACAGCGAGGCGGCACTCGTGCGCGTGCTGGTCGATCACGACGGCGAGCAGGCCGGCGACGTCTACGAGGCCTTCGCCGTGGAGACCGATCTTGGCTACACCCGCTATTCGGAGATCGTCAACAAACTCGACCAACTGGGGATCGTCGAGACCTCCTATGACGGCATGGAGGGACGGGGTCGCTCCCGGCAGCTCTCGCTCGCGTACGACCCCGATGCGATTCTCGACCGGCTCGACTGACTCACTCCTCGTCGGTCTCCTCCGAGCCGGGGAGGCGATCCCCGCCGGCGCCCGCCCCCTTCGCGTCCATCGGTTCGGCCGTCTCCGAGGCGTGCGAGCCGGTGGCGTCGCGTGCCGCCTCGTCCCCGCGGTAGCGCCACGTCCCGTCCTCGCGCTCGACGCCCGGGAGCTCCGCGAGGGCGTCGCTCACGCGGTCGTACCACTTCTCGGCCGATCCGAACCCGGCGGGGTGGTCCTCGTGGAGGGCGGCGATCCGCTCCTCATCGGCCTCGCCCTCGTCGGCGAGGAGGGCGAACGCGGCGTGGACGGCCGCGCGTTCATCTCCATCGAGATCGAGCGACTCGAGGGCGTGTTTCGCGTCGCCGTAGGGCGCGTCGTCGTCGGGGCCGTGGCGGCCGTCGACGCTGGGGTCGTCGAGGCCCGGTCGGCCCGCGTACCGCCACGCCTCCTCACCCGGCTCGATCTCGGGGAGCGCGGCGAGCCCCCCGCGGGCGAACCCCTCCCACCACGCCTTCGAGGAGTCGTAGCCTGCCGGCTGCTCGCTGTAGAGGGCGTCGCGGATCTCGTGGGGCGTCGCCTCGCCCCAGTACGAGAGGAAGGCGAACGCACCCCGGAGCGCCGCCGCCCGGTCGGGCGGATGATCGGCCCGGTCGAGGGCGGCCTCGACCTCGTCGGGGACGTCGATCCGGTCGTCCGCGCTCGCGTCGCCGGGGGCCTCGATCACCCGCCGGCCGCTGTCGGTGAGCTCGTAGCCGTCCTCGCTTCCGACGACCAGCCCGCTCTCGGCGAGCGCGTCGAGCCGGTCGGGGGCATCATTGAGATCGTCGAGCTCCGCGGCCGTCCGCGGCCCGTCGGCGAGCCGTTCGAGGACGGTCCTGTCGGTGTCGTCGAGCGTCGGAGTTCCCATACCCGGTCCGAGGGCGGCGAGCCGGTTAGCTGTTGGTGGGGTTCAGGCCGCCATCTCGCGGCAGGTCTCGGCGCACTCGCGCAGCGTCTCCGCACAGAGCTGGCAGTGGTCGTGGTCGTGCTGTTCGCACTCGTCGGCACACTCCTCGCAGGCGTCGGCACAGATCGTCGCCAGCTCGGCGTGGTAGCCCGAATCGCGCGCCATGAAGCGCGCGTGTAGCGTCGTCAGGTCCGCGACGTCCCGACACAGGCGGATGCACTCGGCCATTCCTTCGCCCTCCTCGGCACAGGCGTCCGCACACCACTCGCAGGCCTGTGCGGCGTCGAGGCAGTTGTCCAGACACTCGGCCATCTCGTCGTCGAGGTGTTCGATTTCGGTGAGCGCCATTGCACGTATAGAAACGCTCGCATCCCTTTCCGATGTTTCGCTTGCGATATCGTACCGAACGATGGGGATGACCTTACGGATCGAAAGTGCGGGCCGCCTCGGATCGGGTGGACGGAGCGTCGATGGGGAAGCGTCGGCGAAACGAGCCGGTTCTGACCGCAACGCGCGTGGTTTCGAGTCCGAAGCCCGACTGAAACGTTTTTTCTTCTGGGGTGTGACCGCCCGCCCATGAAAACCACCGGCGGAAGCGAAGACGAGAAACGACGCGCGGGCGAACGCGCCGCCGAA encodes:
- a CDS encoding helix-hairpin-helix domain-containing protein translates to MEFESIPGVGAKTASALAEVEDAERALREGDVARLASAPGISQGRAARIARGVIRHEHGDSSRLLRTDRAREIHGELLTLLQERAVTSYGKRRLETFYPSGTPSRIEEVQAFSRGAAEREPDPDVREALSGVAPLSASREVRVRDRCLVTSDAETLAEAREAMPELAVEVCEDARGLAELARGYSTVIALDEAFTGVEIEGDVQVRPDALTKPAETVPERTLSFFAANRESIRAAIVVHRVADMDSPCDLDSLDDALSRLGPDGEVHDDAELDRLSRAVSDLDASVHTAESVANDSLRTAIEERDVTIEGTDLLSLAERGAGIDSLLSRELADEYDAAVEAAREHLTDALALDSGESEIARNGFPEEPTFPVEHDENVVSRLREELVATKERRAVRGKRELAAELAEFREPTEALVRAALDLDVELAIARFSRDFGCTMPAFAEGNEAGIEIEGGRSPLLSEPFDEIEPVDYSVAGVTLLSGVNSGGKTSTLDLVCAVVILAQMGLPVPADHVRLRRFSEVHYHAKTQGTLDAGAFEGTVREFADLASGGEGRLVLVDELESITEPGASAKIIAGILEALTETDTTAVFVSHLAREIRAAADCELRVDGIEAVGLEDGELVVNRSPVRNHLARSTPELIVEKLAGEEGAAIYDRLLEKFES
- a CDS encoding ORC1-type DNA replication protein, whose product is MVDDPEGGMLSWDESVFRDERVFEIDYLPETFKHRESQLQSLQYALRPAVRGSRPLNALVQGPPGTGKTTAVQKLFGELSGRSGVRTVRVNCQVDSTRYAVFSRLFEGIFEYEPPSSGVSFKKLFGQVADRLVEEDEVLVVALDDVNYLFYENEASDTLYSLLRAHEAHAGARIGVVVISSDLSLDTIEELDSRVQSVFRPEEVYFPVYDAGEIVDILRERVERGFHDGVVSPPVLDRVADFTAESGDLRVGIDLLRRAGLNAEMRASHTITTEDVEGASEQSKYVHLSRSLRGLADSEAALVRVLVDHDGEQAGDVYEAFAVETDLGYTRYSEIVNKLDQLGIVETSYDGMEGRGRSRQLSLAYDPDAILDRLD
- a CDS encoding four-helix bundle copper-binding protein: MALTEIEHLDDEMAECLDNCLDAAQACEWCADACAEEGEGMAECIRLCRDVADLTTLHARFMARDSGYHAELATICADACEECADECEQHDHDHCQLCAETLRECAETCREMAA